From a single Intestinibaculum porci genomic region:
- a CDS encoding phosphatidate cytidylyltransferase, translated as MKQRIITAIVLLAVFIPLVAIGGVPFQVLMVVVAAGATYELLHVAHDPDPKYYLFAVLGVFIIGSLLFSKKELVDVTYIVLYLIVLLTAGIFDSSMDFMRLSYYFTSGTLVAVGLRMVYYMRMALGLDYVLLLACATLGADTFAYFVGRAIGKHKLNERLSPKKTIEGSIGGIVLGGALALAYGFFAKMQLPMVSLVIISFVLSTTGQIGDLSFSSIKRSFGIKDYSNIFPGHGGILDRFDSIIFNAMVLGYLLNYIPH; from the coding sequence ATGAAACAACGTATTATTACTGCCATTGTCTTATTAGCTGTATTTATTCCGCTCGTAGCGATCGGCGGGGTGCCTTTTCAGGTATTAATGGTTGTCGTTGCAGCCGGCGCTACCTATGAACTCTTACACGTGGCTCATGACCCTGATCCGAAATATTATTTATTTGCAGTTTTAGGGGTGTTCATCATCGGTTCACTCTTATTTAGTAAAAAAGAGTTAGTGGATGTCACTTATATTGTTTTATATTTGATCGTCTTATTAACGGCTGGTATTTTTGATAGCAGCATGGACTTCATGCGTTTATCTTATTATTTCACATCCGGCACATTAGTGGCGGTGGGTTTACGCATGGTTTACTATATGCGTATGGCTCTTGGCTTAGATTATGTTTTACTCTTAGCTTGTGCGACTTTAGGCGCTGATACCTTTGCCTATTTCGTTGGCCGCGCGATTGGGAAACATAAACTCAACGAACGTTTATCGCCAAAGAAAACCATCGAAGGTTCGATTGGCGGGATCGTTTTAGGCGGCGCTTTAGCTTTAGCCTATGGCTTTTTTGCAAAAATGCAGTTACCAATGGTCTCATTAGTAATCATCAGTTTTGTCTTATCGACAACTGGTCAGATTGGCGACTTATCATTCAGCAGTATTAAACGATCATTTGGCATTAAAGACTATTCCAATATTTTCCCTGGTCATGGGGGAATCTTAGATCGTTTCGATTCAATTATCTTCAATGCCATGGTATTAGGTTATTTATTAAATTACATTCCACATTAA
- a CDS encoding 1-deoxy-D-xylulose-5-phosphate reductoisomerase, whose amino-acid sequence MKKITVLGVTGSIGTQTVDVVAHHQEDFEIVAMSAGHNIAKLEEIMELLPVRHICVLEKADADALAQKYPECHFYYGAEGLNTIATLEETDIVLNAIVGFAGLLPTINAIKAHKDIAIANKETLVVAGHIIMPLVKENHVALLPVDSEHSAIWQSMRGGQHGEVSKILLTCSGGSFRDKSLEELKGATVEQALNHPNWNMGAKITIDSATLINKGLEVMEARWLFDVDYDDIEVLIHPESVLHSAVEFEDTAVIGQMGTPDMRLPIQYALSYPHRMPLVNAKRLSLADIGTLHFKRPDPERFKALPLAYRAGKTGGSMPCVFNGANEMANALFREGKITFLEIVDLVEAAMNAHEVEENPNLDRLIVIDEWARDFVLKKVEELHAAAH is encoded by the coding sequence ATGAAAAAGATTACAGTATTAGGAGTGACAGGATCGATTGGCACCCAGACCGTTGATGTTGTCGCTCATCATCAGGAAGACTTTGAAATTGTCGCGATGTCCGCAGGCCATAATATCGCCAAGCTGGAAGAAATTATGGAGCTTTTGCCTGTGCGTCATATCTGCGTGTTAGAGAAGGCAGATGCCGATGCCTTAGCGCAAAAGTATCCTGAATGTCATTTCTATTATGGCGCGGAAGGTTTAAATACGATTGCCACCTTAGAAGAAACGGATATCGTTTTAAATGCGATCGTCGGTTTTGCTGGTTTATTACCAACAATCAATGCGATCAAAGCCCATAAGGATATTGCCATTGCCAACAAGGAAACGTTAGTTGTGGCAGGCCATATCATTATGCCATTAGTCAAAGAAAACCATGTTGCTTTATTACCCGTCGATAGTGAACATTCAGCGATCTGGCAGTCGATGCGCGGGGGCCAGCATGGGGAAGTTTCGAAGATTTTATTAACTTGCTCAGGCGGCAGTTTTCGCGATAAGAGCTTAGAAGAATTAAAAGGGGCGACAGTCGAGCAGGCCCTTAATCATCCAAACTGGAATATGGGGGCGAAGATCACGATCGATTCGGCGACCTTAATCAATAAAGGCTTAGAAGTGATGGAAGCCCGTTGGCTCTTTGATGTTGATTATGATGATATTGAAGTGCTCATTCATCCGGAAAGTGTTTTACATTCAGCGGTGGAATTTGAAGATACCGCGGTGATTGGTCAGATGGGAACCCCAGATATGCGTTTACCAATTCAGTATGCGCTCTCTTATCCTCATCGTATGCCGTTAGTGAATGCCAAAAGATTATCCTTAGCGGATATTGGAACACTACATTTTAAACGCCCTGATCCTGAGCGTTTTAAAGCTTTACCACTAGCATATCGCGCGGGGAAAACCGGCGGCAGTATGCCATGTGTCTTCAATGGTGCCAATGAGATGGCGAACGCTTTATTTAGAGAAGGGAAGATCACCTTCTTAGAAATTGTCGATTTAGTCGAAGCCGCGATGAATGCTCATGAAGTGGAAGAAAATCCAAACTTAGATCGCTTGATCGTCATTGATGAATGGGCGCGTGACTTTGTCTTAAAGAAAGTGGAGGAATTGCATGCAGCTGCTCATTAA
- the pyrH gene encoding UMP kinase, with product MRYNRVLLKISGEALAGVKGFGIDPEVVLNIAKQIKDAHKKGVEMAVVCGGGNIWRGKTGADMGMERASADYMGMLATIMNGLALQNALESIGVDTRCMTAIEMKEVAEPYIRRRAVRHLEKGRIVIFAGGTGSPYFTTDTTAALRAAEINADVILMAKNGVDGVYSADPKIDPKATKYDRLTYLDVLNKDLKIMDQTAITLCKDNDIDLSVFNMQQEGNIALACENKVNGTIISKGE from the coding sequence ATGAGATATAATAGAGTTTTATTAAAAATTAGTGGTGAAGCTTTAGCTGGTGTAAAAGGCTTTGGTATTGACCCTGAAGTTGTCTTAAATATTGCAAAACAGATTAAAGATGCGCATAAAAAAGGCGTTGAAATGGCTGTTGTGTGCGGCGGCGGTAATATCTGGAGAGGTAAAACTGGCGCTGATATGGGCATGGAAAGAGCAAGTGCTGACTACATGGGCATGTTAGCCACGATTATGAATGGTTTAGCACTGCAGAATGCGTTGGAATCAATCGGTGTGGATACAAGATGTATGACAGCAATCGAAATGAAAGAAGTTGCTGAACCTTATATCCGTCGGAGAGCTGTTCGTCACTTAGAAAAAGGACGGATTGTTATTTTCGCTGGGGGAACGGGTTCACCTTATTTTACAACGGATACAACCGCTGCTTTAAGAGCTGCTGAAATTAACGCTGATGTCATCTTAATGGCGAAAAACGGTGTTGATGGTGTTTATAGTGCTGATCCTAAGATTGATCCAAAGGCGACAAAATATGATCGTTTAACATATTTAGATGTCTTAAATAAAGATTTAAAGATCATGGATCAGACGGCGATCACATTATGTAAAGACAATGATATTGACTTATCAGTCTTCAATATGCAGCAGGAAGGCAATATCGCTTTAGCCTGCGAAAATAAAGTCAACGGAACAATCATTTCGAAAGGGGAATAA
- the frr gene encoding ribosome recycling factor — protein sequence MIDEVLLEAEEKMEKTVESFTGRIAKVRTGRASPAMLDSVMVEYYGAPTPLNQIAGISVSEGRQLVIKAYDKNSLKDIERGIYEADLGLTPQNDGTVIRINVPPLTEDRRKELVKQVNKMAEEDKVALRNIRRSANDDIKKTADNEDEEKEGKEEVQDLIKKYTAKIDEIAKDKEKDLMTV from the coding sequence ATGATTGATGAAGTATTACTAGAAGCGGAAGAGAAGATGGAGAAAACAGTGGAAAGTTTCACTGGCCGCATTGCGAAAGTCAGAACTGGCCGTGCTTCTCCAGCAATGTTAGATAGCGTCATGGTAGAATACTATGGGGCACCAACACCTTTAAATCAGATTGCGGGGATCAGCGTTTCTGAAGGACGTCAGTTAGTCATTAAGGCTTATGACAAAAACTCTTTAAAAGATATCGAAAGAGGCATTTATGAAGCGGATTTAGGTTTAACACCACAAAATGATGGCACAGTGATCCGTATCAATGTACCGCCACTCACTGAAGATCGCCGTAAGGAACTGGTAAAACAGGTCAACAAAATGGCGGAAGAAGACAAAGTTGCCTTAAGAAACATTCGCCGCAGCGCTAATGATGACATTAAGAAAACCGCTGATAACGAAGATGAAGAAAAAGAAGGCAAAGAAGAAGTACAGGATCTCATTAAGAAATATACCGCTAAGATTGATGAGATTGCCAAAGATAAAGAAAAAGATTTAATGACTGTTTAA
- a CDS encoding M50 family metallopeptidase produces the protein MQLLINIIVFLLILTGIVTIHEFGHFVAAKIFNVYCGAFSIGMGPKIFGKKGKETEFQIRALPIGGFVTMAGEADQEDNPYFKDVPLDRTLKGKKTYQKVIIFLAGIFMNFVLAIVIMMCLNFTMGVKPVNTPVLGSVLKDGAAYKYGLRKDDRIMTMVNTDSHKSYTIHNYTDITDALVNKTNSSASVTFTITFKRDGKVMVKNIKAPVNKETGKYYLGITQPTRKMQGLEPMTSTFSQIGSMSLAIFAALEQLVINFAGTVKQMSGPVGIYKITAQVTESGQVANIFYLMALLSVNIGIFNLLPIPGLDGAQTIFAIIEGIIGHELPQNAKYYLQLAGLSLLLLLMVVVTYQDILRFMK, from the coding sequence ATGCAGCTGCTCATTAATATTATTGTCTTTTTACTGATCTTAACGGGAATTGTTACAATCCATGAATTTGGTCATTTCGTTGCTGCCAAAATCTTTAATGTTTACTGCGGTGCTTTCAGTATTGGCATGGGCCCGAAGATCTTTGGCAAGAAGGGCAAAGAAACGGAATTTCAGATTCGCGCTTTACCAATTGGCGGATTTGTCACAATGGCAGGCGAAGCGGATCAGGAAGATAATCCTTACTTTAAAGATGTGCCTTTAGATCGTACCCTCAAAGGGAAAAAGACGTATCAGAAAGTGATCATCTTCTTAGCCGGCATCTTTATGAACTTTGTTTTAGCGATCGTGATTATGATGTGTCTTAACTTTACAATGGGCGTTAAACCCGTTAATACGCCGGTTTTAGGCAGTGTTCTCAAAGATGGAGCAGCCTATAAATATGGTTTAAGAAAAGACGATCGGATTATGACAATGGTTAATACGGATTCTCACAAATCTTATACTATTCACAATTATACTGATATTACCGATGCCTTAGTTAATAAAACCAATAGCTCGGCTTCGGTAACCTTTACGATCACTTTTAAACGTGACGGCAAAGTGATGGTGAAAAACATTAAAGCACCCGTTAATAAGGAAACGGGGAAATACTATTTAGGTATTACCCAGCCAACACGGAAAATGCAGGGATTAGAACCAATGACATCAACCTTTAGTCAAATTGGCTCGATGTCCTTAGCGATCTTTGCAGCGTTAGAACAGTTGGTTATTAATTTTGCCGGAACGGTCAAACAAATGAGTGGTCCGGTTGGTATTTATAAAATTACCGCCCAGGTGACCGAAAGCGGTCAGGTGGCGAATATCTTCTATCTGATGGCCTTATTATCTGTCAATATTGGAATCTTTAACTTATTACCAATTCCGGGCTTAGATGGCGCCCAGACGATCTTTGCGATCATCGAAGGCATTATTGGCCATGAACTGCCGCAAAATGCGAAATACTACCTGCAGTTAGCTGGTTTATCACTACTTCTTTTACTGATGGTGGTTGTCACCTATCAGGATATTTTACGATTTATGAAATAG
- a CDS encoding isoprenyl transferase yields MGKTNETYELDLEHLPAHIAFIMDGNRTWARQHHRPKYFGHHEGTKTVRRLALECNRLGIKAMTVYAFSTENFKREKNEVDYIFKLPEEFFNSYIDELVEQNVQMLTIGHLELAPERTQKVIKRCIERTKNNTGLKLVIAFIYGGRDDIICATKKLAQQYKDGEISLDEINEQNFENQLMTAGLPPVDLMIRSSGEVRLSNFLLWQLSYSELIFDETLWPDFDEAQLHKDLYIYQHRSRRFGGGK; encoded by the coding sequence ATGGGAAAAACAAACGAAACCTATGAATTAGATTTAGAACATCTTCCCGCACATATTGCCTTCATTATGGATGGCAATCGGACATGGGCAAGACAACATCATCGACCAAAATACTTTGGTCATCACGAAGGGACGAAAACAGTCAGACGGTTAGCGTTAGAATGTAATAGACTTGGCATTAAAGCTATGACTGTTTATGCTTTTTCGACAGAAAACTTTAAACGAGAAAAAAATGAAGTAGATTATATCTTCAAATTACCAGAAGAATTCTTTAATAGCTATATTGATGAATTGGTTGAACAAAACGTTCAGATGCTCACCATCGGTCATCTGGAATTAGCTCCTGAAAGAACTCAGAAAGTCATCAAACGCTGCATTGAAAGAACAAAGAACAATACCGGTTTAAAACTGGTCATTGCCTTTATCTATGGTGGCCGTGATGATATTATCTGTGCCACAAAGAAACTCGCGCAGCAGTATAAAGATGGCGAAATCTCTTTAGATGAGATCAATGAACAAAATTTTGAAAATCAGCTTATGACTGCTGGCTTACCGCCAGTGGATCTGATGATCCGTTCAAGCGGGGAAGTCCGTTTAAGCAACTTCCTGTTATGGCAGTTAAGCTATAGTGAATTAATCTTTGATGAGACATTATGGCCAGATTTTGATGAAGCGCAGCTGCATAAAGATCTTTATATTTATCAGCATCGCTCACGTCGTTTTGGAGGTGGCAAATAA
- a CDS encoding PolC-type DNA polymerase III, whose amino-acid sequence MEILLKQLSIDSCPALAASTITHVVVHSDDHYTFTVEADHLLPLEEVKVLLKQRQNFPYPCEFRFVCDPSYEKDEVLDYADFIFPALAAKHPELLSIQREALKYEGQTLKIQVINDLMASTINSLSALFDHYFSKFGLKLHYQAYVDVSNEEYQAIKQEMNADNTVHVDAQVIEMMDRNQSEAPASTQYRSYKREYEHIQLKDIDNTMREVQIQGYIFSSEMIETRKGKHIQTLYVTDYTDSILVKRFENKGKNNIDELNKYAKGGKWVRIKGQLNFDNFAKELVIIANDIEEIPAAKGRMDKAEKKRVELHLHSSMSTLDGINPIDEYIDQAVKWGHKAIAVTDHGNVQSFPDAQAAIQGKDIKMIYGVELNMIDPEFTSVRNVKSIDLKDLTFVSFDLETTGLSQIDDEITEFGAVKMRNGLIIDRFDSFVRSPKPIPPKVSELTSITNEQIKNAPTIQELMPKILEFFGDDLVIGHNGRFDIGMLNADLKKMGLEEIQNCWIDTLPLARHLIPLMQSYRLGRVCSYYKIPYDGEAAHRADYDAEVLGLAFNAMIEDMRKRNVTNVDQINALPLEDAYKHAFCYHMTALALNHDGLKNMFRIVSEASTTYFYRSDRIPRERLTHYRDGLLFGSSCINSKVFELAATRSEEELCEEIRFYDYIEIQPLEDANWMVYRGKYESLDDIQRIYERIIRCAKKEGKLIVATGDVHFLNPRDKVFRDIFTSNEKITINGRPHPLLVRGDPKALTPDCYFRTTEEMLKGFPYLSEDEAYEYVVTNTNKIADMIEDNIQVVKDKLYPPHIDNVDNLFRDMCFKTAHETYGDVLPQIVQDRLEFEVDNIIKHGYAVIYYISALLVHASNDDGYLVGSRGSVGSSFAATMSGISEVNPLPPHYHCPKCRHTEFVKDIANGFDLPDKKCPVCGTYMKGDGHNIPFQTFLGFNGDKVPDIDLNFSGEYQPKAHEFVRKMFGSDHAFRAGTIATVAEKTAYGYAKAYAERLGVDDTIRSAELQRLANGCQGVKRTTGQHPAGIIVIPDDMEVFDFTPYQYPADDVTATWRTTHFDFHKIHDNVLKFDILGHVDPTVTRKLQDLTGVDPMSIPTNDPHVMSLFRTSEALGVDLTYLNCKSGAIGLPEFGTRFVRSMLDATQPQSFNDLVIISGLSHGTDVYLGNAEILIKTGTCTLSNVIGCRDDIMVYLIDKGLPNKDAFDIMETTRKGKAPKVFPQKGYVKLMQDHNVPQWYIDSCLKIKYMFPKAHAAAYVYSALRIAWWKVYYPREYYTVYFTARCDFYEIETLIAGKEATYTRYQEILKLKADGNASNKDEGLITIFEVAMEMFDRGYKFSPIDLNKSDASSFTLDPDDAFAIVPPFTAIDGLGDSVGESVITARNEHEFTSIEDVKKRTRLSNTHIEILQRMGVLDALNESDQLSLFDL is encoded by the coding sequence ATGGAAATCCTGCTAAAGCAGTTATCAATTGATAGTTGTCCTGCTTTAGCGGCGAGCACCATCACGCATGTGGTCGTGCATAGCGATGATCATTACACCTTTACCGTGGAAGCTGATCATTTATTACCATTAGAGGAAGTGAAAGTGTTATTAAAACAGCGTCAAAACTTTCCTTATCCTTGTGAGTTCCGATTTGTTTGTGATCCGTCTTATGAAAAAGATGAAGTTCTCGATTATGCGGACTTCATCTTTCCGGCGTTAGCGGCCAAACATCCGGAACTGCTATCGATTCAGCGCGAGGCGTTAAAATATGAAGGTCAGACCTTAAAGATCCAGGTGATCAATGATTTAATGGCCTCGACAATCAATAGCTTATCTGCATTATTTGATCATTACTTCTCGAAGTTTGGCCTTAAACTGCACTATCAGGCTTATGTTGATGTCAGCAATGAAGAATATCAGGCGATTAAGCAGGAAATGAATGCGGACAATACCGTGCATGTCGATGCGCAGGTTATTGAAATGATGGATCGTAACCAAAGCGAAGCTCCAGCTTCGACGCAGTATCGCTCTTATAAACGGGAATATGAACATATTCAGTTAAAAGATATCGATAATACGATGCGTGAGGTACAAATCCAGGGTTATATCTTCAGCAGTGAAATGATTGAAACCCGTAAAGGCAAACATATTCAGACTTTATATGTTACCGACTATACGGATTCTATTTTAGTCAAACGCTTTGAAAACAAAGGCAAGAATAATATTGATGAACTGAATAAATACGCCAAAGGCGGGAAATGGGTCCGCATCAAAGGTCAGTTAAACTTTGATAACTTTGCGAAAGAACTCGTGATCATTGCCAATGATATAGAAGAAATTCCGGCGGCGAAGGGGCGCATGGATAAAGCCGAGAAGAAACGTGTAGAATTACACTTACACTCTTCCATGTCGACTTTAGATGGCATCAATCCGATTGATGAATACATTGATCAGGCGGTGAAATGGGGCCATAAGGCGATCGCGGTCACCGATCATGGCAACGTGCAGTCTTTCCCAGATGCTCAGGCAGCTATTCAAGGCAAAGATATTAAAATGATCTATGGCGTGGAATTGAATATGATTGATCCGGAGTTTACCTCGGTGAGAAACGTCAAATCGATTGATTTAAAAGATTTAACCTTTGTCTCTTTCGACTTAGAAACGACGGGCTTATCCCAGATTGATGATGAAATTACCGAATTTGGGGCCGTCAAAATGCGTAATGGCTTAATCATTGACCGTTTTGATTCCTTTGTCCGTTCACCTAAGCCGATTCCGCCAAAGGTATCCGAACTGACCAGCATTACCAATGAACAAATCAAAAATGCCCCAACGATTCAGGAACTGATGCCAAAGATCTTAGAATTCTTTGGCGATGACTTAGTCATTGGGCATAACGGACGTTTCGATATCGGCATGCTTAATGCCGACTTGAAAAAGATGGGCTTAGAAGAAATTCAAAACTGCTGGATCGATACTTTGCCATTAGCCCGTCATCTCATTCCGTTAATGCAGTCTTATCGTTTAGGACGTGTCTGCTCTTATTATAAGATTCCTTATGATGGCGAAGCGGCCCACCGCGCGGATTATGATGCGGAAGTCCTAGGCTTAGCTTTTAATGCGATGATCGAAGATATGCGTAAACGCAATGTGACCAATGTCGATCAAATCAATGCTCTGCCATTAGAAGATGCTTATAAGCATGCCTTCTGTTATCACATGACCGCTTTAGCACTCAATCATGATGGCCTAAAAAATATGTTCCGTATCGTCTCGGAAGCGAGTACAACTTATTTTTACCGCAGTGATCGCATTCCTAGAGAAAGACTGACCCACTATCGTGATGGCTTATTATTTGGCTCTTCCTGCATCAATTCGAAAGTCTTTGAATTAGCGGCGACCCGCAGTGAAGAAGAATTATGCGAAGAGATCCGCTTCTACGATTATATTGAAATTCAGCCGTTAGAAGATGCCAACTGGATGGTTTATCGCGGTAAGTATGAATCGTTAGACGATATTCAAAGAATTTATGAACGCATTATTCGCTGTGCTAAAAAAGAGGGGAAACTGATCGTTGCCACCGGTGATGTACACTTCCTCAATCCGCGCGATAAAGTCTTTAGAGATATCTTTACCTCTAATGAAAAAATCACCATCAACGGCCGTCCGCATCCGCTTTTAGTGCGCGGGGATCCAAAAGCTTTAACCCCGGATTGTTACTTCCGGACAACGGAAGAAATGTTGAAGGGATTTCCGTATTTATCGGAGGATGAGGCTTATGAATATGTCGTAACCAATACCAATAAGATTGCCGATATGATTGAAGATAACATTCAGGTTGTCAAAGATAAACTGTATCCGCCGCATATCGATAACGTCGATAACCTCTTTAGAGATATGTGTTTTAAAACAGCGCATGAAACCTATGGTGATGTGCTGCCGCAAATCGTGCAGGATCGTTTAGAGTTTGAGGTCGACAACATTATCAAACATGGTTATGCCGTTATTTATTATATTTCCGCATTATTAGTACATGCCTCTAACGATGATGGCTACTTAGTTGGTTCGCGAGGATCCGTCGGTTCATCATTTGCGGCCACAATGTCTGGTATATCCGAAGTCAATCCGCTGCCGCCGCATTATCATTGTCCAAAGTGTCGTCATACTGAATTTGTGAAAGATATTGCCAACGGTTTTGACTTGCCAGATAAGAAATGTCCGGTCTGTGGCACCTATATGAAAGGTGACGGTCACAATATTCCATTCCAGACATTCTTAGGTTTCAATGGGGACAAGGTCCCTGATATCGACTTAAACTTCTCTGGTGAATATCAGCCGAAAGCCCATGAATTCGTCCGTAAGATGTTCGGCAGCGATCACGCTTTCAGAGCCGGAACGATTGCCACGGTCGCGGAAAAGACAGCTTATGGTTACGCCAAAGCGTATGCGGAAAGACTAGGCGTCGATGATACGATTCGCTCCGCAGAGCTGCAGCGTTTAGCTAATGGCTGTCAGGGTGTCAAACGAACAACCGGTCAGCATCCGGCTGGGATCATCGTCATCCCGGATGATATGGAAGTCTTTGACTTTACGCCGTATCAGTATCCGGCTGATGATGTCACAGCGACCTGGCGAACAACCCACTTCGATTTCCATAAGATTCATGATAACGTCTTAAAATTCGATATCTTAGGCCATGTCGATCCGACTGTTACCCGTAAATTGCAGGATTTAACCGGTGTTGATCCAATGTCTATTCCAACCAATGATCCGCATGTTATGAGCCTGTTTAGAACGTCTGAAGCACTCGGCGTCGACTTAACGTATTTAAACTGTAAATCCGGGGCGATCGGCTTACCAGAATTCGGGACGCGCTTTGTCCGTTCGATGTTAGATGCGACCCAGCCGCAGTCCTTCAATGACTTAGTCATTATTTCGGGACTATCCCATGGGACTGATGTGTACTTAGGCAATGCGGAAATCTTGATCAAGACGGGGACTTGTACGCTTTCAAACGTCATCGGGTGTCGTGATGATATCATGGTTTATCTCATTGATAAGGGCTTGCCAAATAAAGATGCCTTCGATATTATGGAAACGACCCGTAAAGGGAAAGCGCCTAAAGTCTTCCCCCAGAAAGGCTATGTCAAACTGATGCAGGATCATAATGTGCCGCAGTGGTATATTGATTCCTGTCTGAAGATCAAATACATGTTCCCTAAGGCCCATGCCGCCGCTTATGTTTACAGCGCCTTGCGCATTGCCTGGTGGAAAGTGTATTATCCGCGTGAATACTATACCGTATACTTCACTGCTCGCTGTGATTTCTATGAAATTGAAACCCTTATCGCCGGCAAAGAAGCCACCTATACGCGCTATCAGGAAATCTTAAAGCTGAAAGCCGATGGCAATGCCTCAAATAAAGATGAAGGGCTTATTACGATCTTTGAAGTAGCGATGGAAATGTTTGATCGCGGCTATAAATTCAGCCCGATTGATTTAAACAAATCTGATGCTTCATCCTTTACGCTTGATCCCGATGATGCCTTTGCCATCGTGCCGCCATTTACGGCGATTGATGGGTTAGGGGATTCCGTTGGCGAAAGTGTTATCACCGCGCGCAATGAACATGAGTTCACGAGTATTGAAGATGTCAAAAAGCGCACCCGCCTCTCTAATACGCATATTGAGATTTTACAGCGCATGGGTGTTTTAGATGCCCTCAATGAATCGGATCAGTTATCCTTATTTGATTTATAA
- the tsf gene encoding translation elongation factor Ts: MAVSAKLVKELREKTGAGMMDCKKALDATNGDLEAAFDWLREKGIAKAAKKADRIAAEGLTAFHIDGNTAAVVEVNSETDFVAKNQEFVELVNTIAQAVCANKPADVEAALKLNVNGEDLDTLIKEKTGKIGEKLTLRRIAVVEKNDNEVFGAYSHMGGSVTALVKIADSTEEKARDVAMHVAAQAPKYITEEDIPADVRERELNVLKTQAEEENAKAAKPKPANILERIISGRLQKNFKEVCLVDQEFVKDPDQTVAKYLGKGKVEAMIRFKVGEGIEKKEEDFAAEVAAQMKAAD; the protein is encoded by the coding sequence ATGGCTGTAAGTGCTAAATTAGTAAAAGAATTACGTGAAAAAACTGGCGCAGGTATGATGGACTGTAAAAAAGCTTTAGACGCTACAAACGGTGACCTCGAAGCTGCTTTCGACTGGTTAAGAGAAAAAGGGATCGCTAAAGCTGCTAAAAAAGCTGACCGTATCGCTGCTGAAGGTTTAACTGCATTCCATATCGATGGTAATACAGCTGCTGTTGTCGAAGTCAACTCAGAAACTGACTTCGTTGCGAAAAACCAGGAATTCGTTGAATTAGTAAACACAATTGCGCAGGCTGTTTGTGCGAATAAACCAGCTGATGTTGAAGCTGCTTTAAAATTAAATGTCAACGGTGAAGACTTAGATACATTAATCAAAGAAAAAACTGGTAAGATCGGTGAAAAATTAACTTTAAGAAGAATCGCTGTCGTTGAAAAGAATGATAACGAAGTATTCGGTGCTTACTCACATATGGGTGGCAGCGTTACTGCTTTAGTAAAGATCGCTGATTCTACTGAAGAAAAAGCAAGAGACGTTGCAATGCACGTTGCTGCTCAGGCTCCTAAGTACATCACTGAAGAAGATATCCCAGCTGACGTACGTGAAAGAGAATTAAATGTCTTAAAGACTCAGGCTGAAGAAGAAAATGCGAAAGCTGCTAAACCAAAACCGGCTAACATCTTAGAAAGAATCATCTCTGGTCGTTTACAGAAAAACTTCAAAGAAGTTTGCTTAGTAGATCAGGAATTCGTTAAGGATCCAGATCAGACAGTTGCTAAATACTTAGGTAAAGGTAAAGTAGAAGCAATGATCAGATTCAAAGTTGGCGAAGGTATCGAAAAGAAAGAAGAAGATTTCGCTGCTGAAGTTGCTGCTCAGATGAAAGCTGCTGACTAA